In the genome of Hemiscyllium ocellatum isolate sHemOce1 chromosome 12, sHemOce1.pat.X.cur, whole genome shotgun sequence, one region contains:
- the LOC132821130 gene encoding zinc finger protein 654-like, with protein MAEEEEFDVGSLRKELEWIENELRMSLGQVSASNEYCLKFCRVTEWHAGRWQVPLPLVHVLKSAICCFTKARPFLAPECEHIQYVLSRLALSCFEVLLYCIEGDSSKGFWNEFLKTIQECHTVLQNDLNAEFDVLIRLSRNGGPWQNPVLMSILNQELVTQELVNEYLGSESPMFFEYRVKYLMKYKHIGEAITLTKYCVNHPQTGTNKYFLHLFLTWLCRSSPEEILLQEIAQIDCQEALDVICKLDSEGQVELAWILCVAFLTQQLRNGDMYCTRELILVWSKLQLKLDSSKQHFLEKCRHLLLTSRNVNHIFLFIRVIQNEVGAEGLQFCVELCARALRIDYQDEPNTKTLVCKTLSYLLPNDLDFCRACTITVFFSECTLESFHAVESLYSQPDQLYTEDTSLVPSFLRCELLLVLKTTWPFDPEFWDWRILKKNCLALMRDKVALTHGCKLVSKNGNTLSHNGNSKIKTKEKPTKMPQLIPGASRADGHLASMHRCVLCKKEFLGGHIVRHAQVHPQKGAFSCLICARKFRLRGQMLKHLKTHVRKLQKQKLAARTNTHESSSVNDGLKETCTLINGVLGSENRSATSETARVDKQTKLGKLTEDEDNKINIADAPDEPQCSTDLHGPPNECLKIQEDPNKDVAPQLDDDVVDQVTKEIFGSDTAAVQAEKNVKNCVLTKQNLTTHKNNGALCRQEQTEDSSASKEELENESERESFLCCPGHGCSKIFSKIQFLTKHARKCHSSDENVQDYLMKWYKGKCRYCQRKFTHSQHLIDHLKRHQYPKLYFCLQCGCGQTFKSASELATHTKGHEAFRAQCSFRDCDKLFDELDMLYEHEAQHYLSGKPIRLTECDQRNFQTSKVQSHQEKASEDKCLKGEQNPTELLVPLWKSRKELLEPKTYLHNMVSKQSGNQNGDGKLTDTLHISVESDEKTLPIESGSESCCINNKQIVNGHSNLKDTSSESNPTNPFYSGDISNDGVADLDKTRLTTDASSSESTPAVLNNSVSKGAVMEVSQNASDLSQSNVPPVLHASSSQEQKSNSGRDEHKGYGRLQKYYRPQPPSYLDERYISMPKRRKLATDSNQPPHSHTNAVNVKNERHICRKCFMIFNSVEALEGHSTGDNCRPLFVMESDSD; from the exons GTAACTGAATGGCATGCTGGAAGATGGCAGGTACCTTTGCCACTAGTTCATGTGCTTAAAAGTGCTATTTGCTGTTTTACCAAAGCTAGACCCTTCCTTGCTCCAGAATGTGAACACATCCAATATGTCTTGAGCCGTCTGGCATT GAGCTGCTTTGAAGTATTGCTGTATTGCATTGAGGGTGATTCATCTAAAGGGTTCTGGAACGAATTTTTAAAAACCATTCAg GAATGTCACACTGTTTTACAAAATGACTTAAATGCAGAATTTGATGTACTAATCAGGTTGAGTAGAAATGGAGGCCCGTGGCAAAATCCAGTACTGATGTCCATCCTTAACCAAGAGTTAGTAACTCAGGAATTAG taaATGAATACTTGGGATCAGAATCTCCAATGTTCTTTGAATATCGAGTGAAATACTTGATGAAGTACAAGCATATTGGAGAAGCAATCACGTTGACCAAATACTGTGTAAACCATCCTCAAACTGGCACAAACAAGTATTTTCTCCATTTATTTTTAACATGGCTATGCCGCTCATCACCAGAAGAAATTCTGTTGCAGGAG ATTGCCCAAATTGACTGCCAGGAAGCTCTTGATGTTATTTGCAAATTGGATTCAGAAGGGCAGGTGGAATTAGCTTGGATTTTGTGTGTGGCATTCCTTACTCAGCAGTTGCGGAATGGAGACATGTATTGTACGAG GGAATTGATACTGGTGTGGAGCAAACTGCAGCTGAAACTTGATTCATCCAAGCAACACTTTCTAGAGAAATGTCGTCATCTTTTATTAACATCCAGAAATGTGAATCATATCTTCCTCTTTATTAGGGTCATTCAGAATGAG GTTGGTGCTGAAGGCTTGCAGTTCTGTGTGGAGCTTTGTGCACGTGCTCTACGGATTGATTACCAAGATGAACCAAATACTAAAACTTTGGTGTGTAAAACACTCTCCTATCTGCTGCCAAATGATTTGGATTTCTGTAGAGCTTGCACCATTACAGTTTTTTTCTCTGAGTGCACATTGGAATCTTTCCATGCTGTTGAAAGTCTGTACAGTCAGCCAGATCAGCTGTACACAGAAGATACTAGTTTGGTTCCAAGTTTCCTTCGCTGTGAGCTGCTGCTTGTTTTAAAAACCACCTGGCCTTTTGATCCAGAATTTTGGGACTGGCGGATTTTGAAGAAAAACTGTCTCGCTTTAATGCGTGACAAAGTAGCCTTAACTCATGGATGTAAACTAGTTTCAAAGAATGGAAATACCTTGTCTCATAACGGAAATTCAAAAATCAAGACTAAGGAAAAACCTACTAAAATGCCACAGTTAATCCCAGGTGCATCCAGAGCAGATGGCCACCTTGCTTCAATGCATCGCTGTGTGTTATGTAAAAAGGAATTTCTTGGTGGGCACATTGTACGCCATGCACAGGTTCATCCACAAAAAGGTGCCTTCTCTTGCCTAATTTGTGCAAGAAAATTCAGATTGAGGGGACAAATGCTTAAACATTTAAAGACTCACGTGCGAAAGCTTCAAAAGCAAAAACTTGCTGCTCGGACAAATACTCATGAATCTTCCAGTGTTAATGATGGTTTGAAGGAAACCTGTACCCTCATAAATGGAGTTCTTGGTAGTGAAAACAGGTCAGCTACTTCAGAAACTGCTCGTGTAGATAAGCAGACTAAACTCGGAAAGTTAACAGAGGACGAGGATAATAAAATTAATATTGCTGATGCTCCAGATGAGCCACAGTGTTCAACTGATCTACATGGACCACCGAATGAATGTTTGAAAATTCAGGAAGATCCTAATAAAGATGTTGCTCCTCAACTGGATGATGATGTGGTTGATCAAGTGACAAAGGAAATATTTGGTTCGGATACAGCAGCTGTTCAAGCTGAAAAGAACGTGAAGAACTGTGTTCTTACTAAACAAAATTTGACCACTCACAAAAATAATGGAGCTCTGTGCCGCCAAGAACAGACAGAAGATAGTTCTGCTTCGAAAGAAGAGTTGGAAAATGAGAGTGAACGTGAAAGTTTCCTCTGTTGTCCAGGCCATGGTTGTTCAAAGATCTTCAGTAAGATTCAATTTCTGACTAAGCATGCACGGAAATGTCACTCCTCTGATGAAAATGTGCAAGATTACCTAATGAAGTGGTATAAGGGCAAGTGCCGTTATTGCCAAAGAAAATTCACACATTCCCAGCATTTGATTGACCACCTTAAAAGGCATCAGTATCCAAAATTGTATTTCTGTTTACAGTGTGGCTGTGGCCAGACATTTAAATCTGCTTCAGAACTTGCAACTCATACCAAGGGTCACGAAGCTTTTCGGGCACAGTGCAGCTTTCGTGACTGTGATAAATTGTTTGATGAACTTGATATGCTTTATGAGCATGAGGCACAACATTACTTAAGTGGCAAACCTATCCGACTCACTGAATGTGATCAAAGAAACTTTCAGACAAGCAAAGTCCAGAGCCACCAGGAAAAGGCAAGTGAAGACAAATGTTTGAAAGGTGAACAGAATCCTACGGAATTGCTCGTTCCACTGTGGAAGTCAAGAAAAGAGTTATTGGAACCAAAGACCTACCTTCACAATATGGTTAGCAAGCAAAGTGGAAATCAAAATGGAGATGGCAAATTAACTGATACTCTGCATATTTCAGTTGAATCAGATGAGAAGACCTTGCCTATTGAATCAGGCAGTGAAAGCTGTTGTATTAATAATAAACAAATAGTAAATGGGCATAGTAACTTGAAAGACACTTCGAGTGAGTCAAACCCTACAAATCCATTTTACTCAGGTGATATATCAAATGATGGTGTTGCTGATTTAGATAAGACTCGGCTTACAACAGATGCTTCAAGCTCGGAGTCTACACCAGCAGTGTTGAATAACAGTGTTTCAAAAGGTGCTGTAATGGAAGTGTCACAGAATGCCAGCGATCTGTCACAGAGTAATGTTCCTCCAGTTTTGCATGCATCCTCTAGCCAAGAGCAGAAGAGTAATAGTGGTAGGGACGAACATAAGGGCTATGGCAGATTACAAAAGTACTACAGACCACAGCCTCCAAGCTACCTAGATGAACGATATATCAGTATGCCAAAACGAAGGAAGTTAGCCACAGATTCAAATCAGCCCCCCCATTCACATACAAATGCAGTTAATGTGAAAAATGAAAGACACATATGTCGAAAGTGCTTCATGATCTTCAACAGCGTTGAAGCGTTAGAAGGGCACAGCACTGGGGACAATTGTAGACCGCTCTTTGTTATGGAATCGGATAGTGATTAA